From Nocardioides daedukensis, the proteins below share one genomic window:
- a CDS encoding DUF58 domain-containing protein: MSIAQSARASILDRIPRPDLAPARARVAGVTGRANEWVAPAGWVAIVAAVLGIVLGFSQGWTELRVLGLVCLVLLLLALVWVLGRTSYEVDFDLHRQRVVAGETASGRVVIRNRGRRALFPTRIELNVGKGRAHFMLPSLARDEEHEQLFDVPTRRRGVITIGPVASVRSDPLGLLRRTQRWADSVELHVHPVTVPLANDSTGFIRDIEGVTTQELSSSDVSFHALREYQPGDDRRAIHWRTTARVGRLMVRQFEETRRAHLLVVLPTHLDDHADEADFESAISVAASLGRHAFSLERQVSIYTSSGLLVSSTGPLMLDRLAELEPASHQMTLRDLAARAIGAVPHASVVALLAGARCDLRDLRGADKALPPSVSSFAVRCDAGSPLAHRRIGDLTVLDVPDVRALPRAVRSLR; encoded by the coding sequence ATGAGCATCGCCCAGAGCGCCCGCGCGAGCATCCTCGACCGGATCCCGCGCCCCGACCTGGCGCCCGCGCGCGCCCGGGTCGCTGGCGTGACGGGGCGTGCCAACGAGTGGGTCGCGCCCGCCGGCTGGGTGGCGATCGTGGCTGCCGTGCTGGGCATCGTTCTCGGTTTCAGCCAGGGCTGGACCGAGCTGCGCGTCCTCGGCCTGGTCTGCCTGGTCCTGCTGCTGCTCGCCCTGGTGTGGGTGCTGGGCCGGACCAGCTACGAGGTCGACTTCGACCTGCACCGCCAACGCGTCGTGGCCGGTGAGACGGCCAGCGGTCGGGTCGTGATCCGCAACCGCGGACGGCGAGCGCTCTTCCCGACCCGGATCGAGCTCAACGTCGGCAAGGGCCGGGCCCACTTCATGCTGCCCAGCCTGGCCCGCGACGAGGAGCACGAGCAGCTCTTCGACGTGCCCACCCGTCGCCGCGGCGTGATCACCATCGGCCCGGTCGCCTCCGTGCGCAGCGACCCGCTGGGACTGCTGCGTCGCACCCAGCGATGGGCCGACTCCGTCGAGCTCCACGTGCACCCGGTGACGGTCCCGCTGGCCAACGACAGCACCGGGTTCATCCGCGACATCGAGGGCGTGACCACCCAGGAGCTCTCCTCGAGCGACGTGTCCTTCCACGCGCTGCGCGAATATCAGCCCGGCGACGACCGGCGCGCGATCCACTGGCGCACCACGGCCCGGGTCGGTCGCCTGATGGTGCGCCAGTTCGAGGAGACCCGGCGCGCCCACCTGCTGGTGGTGCTGCCGACACACCTGGACGACCACGCCGACGAGGCCGACTTCGAGTCAGCCATCTCGGTGGCCGCCTCCCTGGGCCGGCATGCGTTCTCCCTCGAGCGGCAGGTCAGCATCTACACGTCCTCGGGCCTGCTCGTCTCCTCGACGGGCCCCTTGATGCTGGACCGCCTGGCCGAGCTCGAGCCCGCCTCCCACCAGATGACCCTGCGCGACCTGGCCGCCCGGGCGATCGGCGCTGTACCGCACGCCTCGGTGGTCGCGCTTCTTGCCGGAGCCCGCTGCGACCTGCGCGACCTGCGCGGCGCCGACAAGGCCCTACCGCCGTCGGTGTCCAGCTTCGCGGTGCGCTGCGACGCCGGCTCACCGCTGGCACATCGCCGAATCGGTGACCTCACCGTCCTCGACGTGCCCGACGTCCGCGCCCTGCCCCGCGCTGTGCGGAGCCTGCGATGA
- a CDS encoding AAA family ATPase has product MPMTEENAAWFEQTFAKLTDNIGQALLGKTDVIRLALVTMLAEGHLLLEDAPGTGKTALARAMAATVQGTNSRIQFTPDLLPSDITGVTMYDQGTSTWEFHKGPVFASIVLADEINRASPKTQSALLEVMEESRITVDGVRHDVGRPFMVVATQNPVEQAGTYKLPEAQLDRFLMKASVGYPNRDAAREILSGSARPDRTQDLSPVISAEAVTQMIDLVRDNHVDPGVIDYVHSLTEATRTDPETSLGVSTRGAIALVRAVRVFAAAQGRNYVTPDDVKALIVPVWCHRLVLSAEAEFSGTTSESVIARIVATVPAPQLRGADA; this is encoded by the coding sequence ATGCCGATGACCGAGGAGAACGCGGCCTGGTTCGAGCAGACCTTCGCCAAGCTCACCGACAACATCGGACAGGCCCTGCTGGGCAAGACCGATGTGATCCGGCTGGCCCTGGTCACCATGCTCGCCGAGGGGCACCTGCTCCTCGAGGACGCACCCGGGACCGGCAAGACCGCCCTGGCCCGGGCGATGGCCGCCACCGTGCAGGGCACGAACAGCCGCATCCAGTTCACCCCCGACCTGCTGCCCTCGGACATCACCGGCGTCACGATGTATGACCAGGGGACCAGCACGTGGGAGTTCCACAAGGGCCCCGTCTTCGCCTCGATCGTGCTGGCCGACGAGATCAACCGCGCCTCGCCCAAGACCCAGTCCGCGCTGCTGGAGGTGATGGAGGAGTCCCGGATCACCGTCGACGGCGTCCGCCACGACGTCGGTCGTCCGTTCATGGTGGTCGCCACCCAGAACCCGGTGGAGCAGGCCGGCACCTACAAGCTGCCCGAGGCCCAGCTCGACCGCTTCCTGATGAAGGCCTCGGTCGGCTACCCGAACCGCGATGCCGCCCGCGAGATCCTCAGCGGTTCCGCACGCCCCGACCGCACCCAGGACCTGTCCCCGGTGATCTCCGCCGAGGCGGTGACCCAGATGATCGACCTGGTCCGCGACAACCACGTGGACCCCGGCGTCATCGACTACGTGCACTCGCTGACCGAGGCGACCCGCACCGACCCCGAGACCTCCCTGGGCGTCTCCACCCGGGGCGCGATCGCGCTGGTCCGGGCGGTGCGCGTGTTCGCGGCCGCCCAGGGCCGCAACTACGTCACCCCCGACGACGTGAAGGCGCTGATCGTCCCGGTCTGGTGCCACCGACTGGTCCTCTCCGCGGAGGCCGAGTTCTCCGGCACCACGTCCGAGTCGGTCATCGCCCGGATCGTCGCCACCGTGCCCGCGCCGCAGCTGCGCGGGGCCGACGCCTGA